From the genome of Colwellia psychrerythraea 34H, one region includes:
- a CDS encoding two-component regulator propeller domain-containing protein — translation MDVLIDLLTKILQKPQKSSVKSREISIMLLDVKFTKNTCTKLIGLWLKFFLFYSLLPFSTSAQEASFRFKRLGLEDGLSQISVNGIAQDVNGFIWFATQDGLNKYDGYQITTYRHQPSDPNSIINNHIHSIFKDSKHNLWIGSYGGLSKYEPKTDNFTHYNSPSLNDSDGKVGYIQSLFEDSDGELWLSSNMGLYRYSIDTNTYILYLPDDNKPNSVIHSEIKSIAEDSIGNIWIGTTIGVSKYNKRNNTFTNYQHSPENPHSLSNNFVLKIYKDSQNNLWFGTFGGGLDRYDNDTSKFVHHRTNTQNKNSLGNNYIRTILEDSAGMLWLGTNNGLYAFDSSKLIFQRFRHSVNDRHSLSHDVIYSLFQDKDGSLWAGTLGGGVNLFRPSTNVFKHYKSNPNNPESLNANMVYAIYDDDEYVWVGTSGGGLNKLNKTTGKFSNFTEPETSVGLGLNKVNYIIKASEAELWLSTNSDGLLKYNKNTGNITQYKHHPDDRNSLSNNRARGLAIDKEGNLWIGTAGGGLNKLDPISGQFTHFMPDTDNPNSISTNFIRCLLYDSKGRLWTGSYGQGLNRFDFDTQTFINFNKDSVKEPILSNKFIRSIFEDKSGNIWVLTNGGIIKYDESKGSFHSYTTTDGLPSNVVYGALEDQKNNLWLSTNNGLSKFNPQNITFENYTKEEGIQENEFNTGSFFKNKTGEMYFGGINGFTLFHPDKIKKDKTIPTVSFTNLLLYNDAIAIGESERFSSHISSTNALNFAHNDDVITFEFSALSYSQANNISYRYQLQGFSDNWIETDHNHRRATFTNLSKGDYILKVKASNRNRSWGEETTDLRITIAAAYWETTWFRGLLLAIGFIVFVIAIKWREKALNNQNLVLDIMVKERTKELESSQEYSNKLEKLVQKRTLNLQKANTALEQSSITDALTGIRNRRFLDQQLSSDWAIQSRNNLPLSILMIDIDYFKKYNDYYGHQQGDECLQKIAKEIQSVINRPTDNLCRYGGEEFVVITYNDAEGAKHIAKLILKKLDELALVHLTSDKGIVSVSIGLGTMVPSIEVAPARLLKYADDALYQAKNNGRDQLC, via the coding sequence ATGGATGTTCTTATTGATTTACTCACTAAAATTCTTCAAAAACCTCAAAAGTCATCCGTAAAAAGTAGAGAAATAAGTATTATGCTACTCGATGTAAAATTTACTAAAAACACATGTACTAAGCTCATCGGCCTATGGCTTAAGTTCTTTCTCTTCTATTCTTTGCTTCCTTTTTCAACCTCTGCTCAAGAGGCCTCTTTTCGTTTCAAGAGATTAGGCCTTGAAGACGGTTTATCTCAAATCAGTGTTAATGGCATCGCCCAAGATGTAAATGGCTTTATCTGGTTTGCTACTCAAGATGGTTTGAACAAATACGATGGCTATCAAATAACAACATATAGACATCAACCTTCAGATCCTAATAGTATTATCAATAATCATATACATTCTATTTTTAAAGATTCAAAGCACAACTTATGGATAGGTAGTTATGGTGGTTTGAGCAAATACGAACCAAAAACAGACAATTTCACTCATTATAATTCACCATCACTCAATGACTCGGATGGAAAAGTTGGTTACATACAGTCACTATTCGAAGATTCTGATGGAGAGCTTTGGCTATCATCCAACATGGGGTTATATCGATACAGTATTGATACAAACACTTATATTTTATATCTACCTGACGATAATAAGCCTAATAGCGTAATTCATAGTGAAATAAAATCTATTGCTGAAGATTCAATAGGGAATATTTGGATAGGAACAACTATTGGAGTAAGTAAATATAATAAACGCAATAATACCTTTACTAATTATCAACACTCTCCTGAAAATCCGCATAGTTTAAGTAATAATTTTGTATTGAAAATATATAAAGACTCCCAAAATAACTTATGGTTTGGGACTTTTGGTGGCGGACTTGATAGATACGATAATGATACAAGTAAATTTGTTCACCATAGAACAAACACACAAAATAAAAATTCATTAGGTAATAATTATATACGAACAATTCTTGAAGACAGTGCAGGCATGCTCTGGCTAGGCACTAACAATGGTTTATACGCTTTTGATTCAAGCAAACTCATATTCCAGCGATTCAGACATTCCGTAAATGACAGACACAGCTTAAGCCATGATGTCATTTATTCATTATTTCAAGATAAAGATGGTTCATTATGGGCAGGAACATTAGGCGGTGGAGTCAACCTATTTAGGCCAAGTACCAATGTCTTTAAACATTATAAGTCAAACCCAAATAACCCAGAAAGTCTAAATGCGAATATGGTGTATGCGATCTATGATGATGATGAATACGTTTGGGTAGGGACTTCTGGTGGGGGACTTAATAAGTTAAATAAAACCACAGGGAAATTTTCCAACTTCACGGAACCGGAAACCAGCGTTGGTTTAGGTTTAAATAAGGTTAACTATATTATCAAAGCTTCAGAAGCCGAATTATGGTTAAGTACAAATTCTGATGGCCTGCTAAAATATAATAAAAATACGGGCAACATTACTCAATACAAACATCATCCAGACGATAGAAATAGCCTGAGTAACAATAGAGCACGAGGCTTAGCTATAGATAAAGAGGGTAACTTATGGATTGGTACCGCAGGGGGAGGCTTGAATAAGTTGGATCCTATTAGTGGTCAGTTTACCCATTTCATGCCCGATACAGACAATCCAAATAGCATCAGTACTAACTTTATCCGATGTTTACTTTATGACTCTAAAGGAAGATTGTGGACTGGCTCTTATGGCCAAGGCTTGAACCGATTCGATTTTGATACGCAGACTTTTATTAACTTTAACAAGGACTCTGTAAAAGAACCAATACTGAGCAACAAATTTATTCGCTCAATTTTCGAAGATAAGTCAGGTAACATATGGGTCCTGACTAATGGTGGCATTATTAAATATGATGAAAGCAAGGGCAGTTTCCACTCTTACACCACTACCGATGGATTACCGAGTAATGTCGTATATGGCGCATTAGAAGATCAAAAAAACAATTTATGGTTAAGTACTAACAATGGGCTAAGTAAATTCAACCCTCAAAACATAACATTTGAAAATTATACTAAAGAAGAGGGGATCCAGGAGAACGAATTTAATACGGGTTCATTCTTCAAAAATAAAACGGGTGAAATGTATTTTGGTGGCATAAATGGCTTCACTTTATTTCATCCTGATAAGATTAAAAAAGATAAAACAATCCCAACAGTTAGCTTCACCAACTTATTACTTTATAACGATGCAATAGCAATTGGCGAGTCAGAGAGATTTTCTAGTCATATAAGCTCAACTAATGCGTTGAATTTCGCTCACAATGATGACGTTATCACCTTCGAATTTTCAGCATTAAGTTACTCCCAAGCAAATAACATCTCTTATAGATACCAATTGCAAGGATTCAGTGATAACTGGATAGAAACGGATCATAACCACAGAAGAGCTACCTTCACCAACTTGTCCAAAGGTGATTATATTCTCAAGGTTAAAGCATCGAACAGAAATCGGAGCTGGGGAGAGGAAACCACGGATTTAAGAATAACTATTGCAGCAGCATACTGGGAAACAACGTGGTTCAGAGGATTGTTACTCGCTATAGGATTTATAGTGTTCGTTATTGCAATTAAATGGAGAGAAAAGGCATTAAACAATCAAAACCTAGTGCTAGACATTATGGTTAAGGAGCGTACCAAAGAGCTTGAATCAAGTCAGGAATATTCTAATAAGCTCGAAAAATTAGTACAAAAACGCACCCTAAATTTACAAAAAGCCAACACAGCCTTGGAGCAGTCATCAATTACCGACGCACTCACAGGTATTCGAAATCGTCGTTTCCTTGATCAACAACTTTCAAGTGATTGGGCAATACAATCTCGTAATAATTTACCCTTATCTATTTTAATGATAGATATTGATTACTTTAAAAAATACAACGATTATTACGGACACCAACAAGGTGATGAGTGTTTGCAAAAAATAGCAAAAGAGATTCAATCAGTCATAAATCGTCCAACAGATAATCTATGTCGATATGGTGGAGAAGAGTTTGTCGTCATTACCTACAACGATGCTGAGGGTGCAAAGCATATTGCTAAACTTATTCTGAAAAAGCTTGATGAATTAGCCTTAGTTCACCTTACATCGGATAAAGGCATAGTGTCTGTCAGTATAGGCCTAGGAACTATGGTTCCATCAATCGAAGTAGCGCCAGCTCGACTGCTTAAGTATGCCGATGATGCATTGTATCAAGCGAAGAATAATGGCCGTGATCAGCTATGTTAA
- a CDS encoding DUF3413 domain-containing protein, giving the protein MVSFDTKSYSKKLLHLISWSHWFTFFNILAAIALSSYYLFSESAPTTLFGQAYLVTTWVSHIAFLTFMSFVLVLFPLTLILPHTKFIRTSGSIIFTIGLLLLVLDGFIYSRLGYHLNASSSAQIISLIQDLAKENSLLYTFIGALAIIILSFEFIVSNYAWKHLKQLQKTIFARFVIFALVVSFFFSHVSHIWADANLDYDILRQDTVLPLSYPATAKTLLTKYGLFNIEDYIERKNSPLSFSHAIPTYPTLDSGLCLNENADKAPTNSTFLILTEQQVSIPQLNQFIRRASATTLHLTNNIDTGLNDDAWFNLLYSLPSIYQDDILKQGIKPLLFQRLDQQALTTSLTVISDEFSATALQDDTVADVAVKEPRWFEALFNEKTELENVSSLLFAEKLNNKAPGLHIIYFKNSLAIDAKKAEKNNNQYQFELFVDALLLAQKQKSQKDIIWISSIGNQSSETRLNTKPALFIYPQPANKVTHKDVTFNTSNMDLQPTLMSQWLACNVTGNNNGSDLPTLNKDRVIANTTDKGIIIFDKDKSVFVDQNGNFQSYSRQFSSPITVNADFPLMIDGVHFIKLFTQQEKL; this is encoded by the coding sequence ATGGTTTCATTTGATACAAAAAGCTACAGTAAAAAACTATTACATTTGATCAGTTGGAGCCATTGGTTCACATTTTTCAATATTTTAGCAGCAATTGCACTCTCCTCTTACTATTTATTTAGTGAATCTGCACCAACGACACTCTTTGGTCAGGCTTATTTAGTAACTACCTGGGTGAGTCATATTGCGTTTCTAACCTTTATGAGTTTTGTCTTAGTGTTATTTCCATTAACGCTGATTCTGCCACACACAAAGTTTATTAGAACCAGTGGCTCTATCATTTTTACCATTGGTTTATTGCTTCTAGTATTAGATGGCTTTATTTATAGTCGCTTGGGTTATCACTTAAATGCCTCTTCTAGTGCACAAATTATAAGCTTAATACAAGACTTAGCTAAAGAAAACAGTCTGTTGTATACCTTCATTGGTGCACTGGCTATCATTATCTTGAGTTTTGAATTCATTGTAAGTAATTACGCATGGAAACATTTGAAGCAATTACAAAAAACAATATTTGCCCGATTTGTTATTTTTGCTTTAGTTGTGTCATTTTTCTTTAGTCATGTAAGCCATATATGGGCTGATGCTAACCTTGATTATGATATTTTACGTCAAGACACAGTGTTACCTTTGTCTTATCCTGCAACAGCCAAAACCCTATTAACTAAATATGGTTTGTTTAACATTGAAGATTATATAGAGCGTAAAAATAGCCCACTATCATTTAGTCATGCTATTCCTACTTACCCTACGCTTGATTCAGGTCTTTGCCTCAATGAAAATGCTGATAAAGCCCCGACTAATTCGACCTTTTTGATCCTAACAGAGCAACAAGTATCAATTCCTCAGCTTAATCAATTTATTCGAAGAGCAAGTGCGACTACTTTACATTTAACCAATAATATTGATACCGGTCTTAATGATGATGCTTGGTTTAATCTGCTGTATTCCTTACCGAGTATTTATCAAGACGATATTTTAAAGCAAGGTATTAAGCCGCTTTTATTTCAGCGTCTAGATCAACAAGCTCTTACCACGAGCTTAACGGTTATCTCTGATGAGTTTTCAGCTACTGCTCTGCAAGATGACACTGTTGCGGATGTTGCTGTTAAAGAGCCTCGTTGGTTTGAAGCATTATTCAATGAAAAAACTGAATTAGAAAATGTCTCTAGCTTATTGTTCGCTGAAAAGTTAAATAATAAAGCCCCTGGCTTACATATTATCTATTTTAAAAATAGCCTTGCTATTGATGCTAAGAAAGCAGAAAAAAATAACAACCAATATCAATTTGAATTATTTGTTGATGCTTTACTATTGGCTCAAAAACAAAAAAGTCAAAAAGATATTATTTGGATCAGCTCTATAGGTAATCAAAGTAGTGAAACGCGTTTAAATACTAAACCTGCGCTATTTATTTACCCGCAGCCTGCTAATAAGGTAACTCATAAAGATGTTACGTTTAATACCAGTAATATGGACTTACAACCAACCTTGATGAGCCAATGGTTAGCTTGTAACGTTACCGGTAATAATAATGGTAGTGATTTACCAACATTGAATAAAGATAGAGTTATTGCCAATACCACCGATAAAGGCATTATTATCTTTGATAAAGATAAATCTGTTTTTGTTGATCAAAATGGCAACTTTCAAAGTTACTCGCGTCAATTTTCTTCGCCAATAACTGTGAATGCGGACTTTCCGTTAATGATTGACGGCGTACACTTTATTAAGTTATTTACCCAGCAAGAAAAGCTGTAA
- a CDS encoding DUF1414 domain-containing protein has protein sequence MPIVSKYSNERVEKIIQDLLDVLVKEEVTPDLALMCLGNAVTNIIAQVPESKRVAVVDNFTKALKQSV, from the coding sequence ATGCCTATTGTATCTAAATATTCGAACGAACGTGTAGAAAAAATTATCCAAGATTTGTTAGATGTTCTTGTGAAAGAAGAAGTAACTCCCGATTTAGCCCTAATGTGCTTAGGTAATGCTGTTACAAACATTATTGCCCAAGTACCTGAAAGCAAACGTGTTGCTGTTGTAGACAATTTTACTAAAGCCTTAAAACAATCGGTTTAA
- the yejK gene encoding nucleoid-associated protein YejK: MSLIINNIALHFLSKKEETGEVVLRLGPENAEFAQENAKVTNFVDGLHAIYNAKGSKAYGSFSSMPSEGDSARFVDLMESYLTEQQNFYDFSVQAGNVLKNEIEKYDIEETGYFVICHYEYMGGRYLFVAVIPVSEHYSVDGELNISAAQHLDTNKLQLAARIDLFDYKDNSQGNRYISFVKGRAGRKVSDFFLDFLGCEEGLNSKEQTQTLVQAVEDYVSVNQLDPAEKQKTRKDLLSYCKEQKASSQDVSLQEVGKVIESAGTEQDFYQFCQTQSYPIEESFPHEQAVVNKITKYSGYGNGISLSFERSHFGEDVVYNPHNDSLIIYKVPPNLKEQLMALLDSEKVETD, from the coding sequence ATGAGCTTAATAATTAATAACATTGCACTACATTTTTTGTCTAAAAAAGAAGAAACAGGTGAAGTAGTATTACGCCTAGGTCCAGAGAATGCTGAATTCGCACAAGAAAATGCGAAAGTAACCAACTTTGTTGATGGTTTACATGCCATTTATAATGCAAAAGGCAGTAAGGCTTACGGCAGTTTTTCATCTATGCCTAGTGAAGGTGATTCAGCGCGTTTTGTTGATTTAATGGAAAGTTATTTAACTGAACAACAAAATTTTTATGATTTTAGTGTGCAAGCGGGCAATGTATTAAAAAATGAAATCGAAAAATATGACATAGAAGAGACAGGTTACTTTGTTATATGCCATTACGAATACATGGGTGGTCGTTACTTATTTGTTGCAGTTATCCCAGTGTCAGAGCATTACAGCGTTGATGGCGAGTTAAATATTTCAGCCGCGCAACACCTAGATACAAATAAATTACAACTCGCTGCTCGTATTGATTTATTCGATTATAAAGACAATAGCCAAGGCAACCGTTATATCTCTTTTGTTAAAGGCAGAGCAGGTCGTAAAGTGTCTGACTTCTTTCTAGACTTTTTAGGCTGTGAAGAAGGTTTAAACTCGAAAGAGCAAACACAAACATTAGTACAAGCGGTTGAAGATTATGTTTCAGTTAATCAATTAGACCCAGCAGAAAAGCAAAAAACACGTAAAGATTTGCTCAGTTACTGTAAAGAGCAAAAAGCGAGTTCTCAAGATGTATCACTTCAAGAGGTAGGTAAAGTAATTGAAAGCGCAGGAACAGAACAAGATTTCTATCAGTTCTGTCAAACTCAATCATACCCAATTGAAGAATCGTTTCCGCATGAGCAAGCAGTGGTTAACAAAATCACTAAATACTCAGGTTACGGTAATGGCATAAGTTTAAGTTTTGAGCGTAGCCACTTTGGTGAAGATGTCGTTTATAATCCACATAACGACTCACTCATCATCTATAAAGTGCCACCAAATTTAAAAGAGCAGTTAATGGCGCTTCTTGATAGTGAAAAAGTTGAGACTGATTAG
- the pyrC gene encoding dihydroorotase translates to MTNESNTSNDTLSNTLTIARPDDWHVHLRDGAVLKNTVADISRYFGRAIVMPNLVPPVTDAALAESYYQRIMAAAPSAHFKPLMVLYLTDNTSAQDIIEAKESGLVYAAKLYPAGATTNSSSGVTDVANLTDVFAAMQSVEMPLLVHGEVTAADIDIFDREQVFVDTILKPLVANFPDLKVVLEHITTKNAVDFVKTAGDNVGATITVHHLLFNRNHMLVGGIRPHFFCLPILKRNTHQQALIEAATSGDKKFFLGTDSAPHAQHAKESACGCAGVYSAHAAIELYAEVFEQENALDKLEAFASLNGANFYQLPISTDKITLVKKAWKVPATMSFGDDVVVPVRADEEILWQVEG, encoded by the coding sequence ATGACAAATGAAAGCAATACCTCAAATGATACCTTAAGTAACACCTTAACTATCGCTCGACCTGATGATTGGCACGTACATTTACGTGATGGCGCCGTTTTAAAAAATACGGTGGCTGATATTAGTCGTTATTTTGGTAGAGCTATTGTTATGCCAAATTTAGTGCCTCCAGTAACCGATGCAGCTTTAGCAGAAAGTTACTATCAGCGAATTATGGCAGCAGCCCCAAGTGCTCACTTTAAGCCATTAATGGTTTTATATTTAACAGATAACACCAGCGCACAAGATATTATTGAAGCGAAAGAATCAGGTTTAGTTTATGCGGCAAAATTATATCCAGCCGGTGCAACAACAAACTCTTCATCGGGTGTAACTGATGTTGCCAATTTAACTGACGTATTTGCAGCAATGCAATCGGTTGAAATGCCATTATTAGTTCACGGTGAAGTAACTGCTGCTGATATTGATATTTTTGATAGAGAGCAGGTTTTTGTTGATACTATTTTAAAACCATTGGTCGCTAATTTTCCTGATCTTAAAGTAGTTTTAGAGCATATAACCACTAAAAATGCGGTTGATTTTGTTAAAACTGCTGGTGATAATGTTGGCGCTACTATTACCGTACACCACTTATTGTTTAACCGTAACCACATGTTAGTTGGCGGTATTCGTCCGCATTTCTTCTGTTTACCTATTTTAAAACGTAATACTCATCAACAAGCATTAATAGAAGCAGCAACAAGCGGCGACAAAAAATTCTTCTTAGGTACTGATTCTGCGCCACATGCTCAACATGCTAAAGAGTCAGCTTGTGGTTGCGCTGGTGTTTATTCTGCCCACGCAGCGATTGAGTTATATGCTGAAGTATTCGAACAAGAGAATGCATTGGACAAATTAGAAGCATTTGCCAGCCTTAATGGTGCAAACTTCTATCAATTACCGATAAGCACAGATAAAATAACGCTAGTTAAAAAAGCATGGAAAGTACCAGCAACAATGAGCTTTGGCGATGATGTTGTTGTGCCTGTTCGTGCCGATGAAGAGATTTTGTGGCAAGTAGAGGGTTAA
- a CDS encoding 6-carboxytetrahydropterin synthase yields the protein MQLFVDDLTVIDFSYLCKQRGIVGESWIVDVLLDGSLNEMSMVLDFAVVKKQIKAIIDDAVDHKLLLPIQEQALTLAESPYNEGHQTVDFISDAASYYLQSPACAFASIDCLTITIPEVTNHLTAIILAHLPDNVQGLTLVLRPENIPTDYYHYTHGLKLHDGNCQRIAHGHRSKIQILVDGERSTKLEAAWCQRWEDIYIASEADRISVNDIQLSAHAINNLTPDHQYFSYHAPQGRFDIAVDSKVLDVVDCDSTVELLADFILRQIKAQHNELANNDVKVIAYEGVAKGAIVHG from the coding sequence ATGCAATTATTTGTAGACGATCTTACCGTTATTGATTTTTCATACCTGTGTAAACAGCGCGGTATTGTTGGTGAGAGCTGGATTGTTGACGTACTTCTCGATGGGTCGTTAAATGAAATGAGTATGGTGCTAGATTTTGCTGTGGTAAAAAAACAAATCAAAGCAATTATTGATGATGCTGTTGATCATAAACTGTTATTGCCTATTCAAGAGCAAGCATTAACCTTAGCAGAATCGCCGTATAATGAGGGTCATCAAACGGTCGACTTTATCAGTGATGCAGCAAGTTACTATTTACAGTCTCCAGCCTGTGCTTTTGCCTCAATTGATTGTTTAACCATCACCATACCTGAAGTGACTAACCACTTAACGGCTATTATTTTGGCGCACTTGCCAGATAACGTACAAGGTTTAACACTCGTCTTGCGTCCTGAAAATATTCCAACGGATTATTATCATTATACTCATGGCTTAAAGTTACATGATGGAAATTGCCAGCGTATTGCGCATGGTCACCGTTCAAAAATACAAATTCTAGTGGATGGCGAAAGAAGCACTAAATTAGAAGCTGCTTGGTGTCAGCGCTGGGAAGATATTTATATTGCCAGTGAAGCCGACAGAATTTCTGTCAACGATATTCAGCTATCTGCTCATGCAATAAACAATTTAACACCCGATCACCAATATTTTAGTTACCATGCACCTCAAGGTCGATTTGATATTGCCGTTGATAGCAAAGTACTTGATGTGGTTGATTGTGATTCGACTGTCGAATTATTAGCAGACTTTATTTTAAGACAAATAAAAGCACAACATAACGAACTGGCAAATAATGATGTAAAAGTTATTGCTTATGAAGGCGTCGCTAAAGGAGCAATTGTTCATGGTTAA
- a CDS encoding M23 family metallopeptidase — MVNPTNNIFAKKLNKTLISLALITSFSVSSQVLPTQEQIALTGEVKQGGLLVGKTLAENTVTLNGKAITVSKSGDYTFGFSRDDKESYQLVITSVNGDRVEKTLTPEKRSYNIQRIEGIKKSIMQPNPKSVARARQDSKQVKTARKIASSLNYFAQGFIPPIEGTITGVYGSQRVYNGVPKNPHFGLDYAGNTGDPVKAPASGTVLLWVPDMFYSGGTMIIDHGHGVSSTFLHLSNSYVKQGDTIKQGQVVAAVGKSGRATGPHLDWRINWFNVKIDPALVLKVKPLH, encoded by the coding sequence ATGGTTAACCCGACAAACAATATCTTCGCAAAAAAATTAAACAAAACCTTAATTTCCTTAGCGCTTATCACTAGTTTTAGTGTCAGCTCTCAAGTATTGCCAACGCAAGAACAGATAGCATTAACCGGTGAAGTTAAGCAGGGCGGTTTGCTGGTTGGTAAAACGTTAGCGGAAAATACAGTAACCTTAAATGGTAAAGCGATCACCGTTTCAAAGTCTGGTGATTACACCTTTGGCTTTTCCCGTGACGATAAAGAAAGCTATCAATTAGTGATCACCTCGGTTAATGGTGATCGGGTAGAGAAAACATTAACGCCCGAAAAACGCAGTTATAATATTCAGCGTATCGAAGGTATTAAAAAAAGCATCATGCAACCTAACCCGAAATCGGTAGCCAGAGCAAGACAAGACAGCAAGCAGGTCAAAACTGCTCGAAAAATTGCCAGTTCACTCAACTATTTTGCCCAAGGTTTTATTCCTCCTATTGAAGGCACAATAACAGGCGTTTACGGTAGCCAACGTGTTTATAACGGCGTACCTAAAAACCCACACTTTGGTTTAGATTATGCGGGTAACACTGGCGATCCAGTTAAAGCTCCGGCTTCAGGCACAGTATTACTTTGGGTACCTGACATGTTTTATTCAGGTGGAACCATGATTATTGACCACGGCCATGGCGTAAGTTCTACCTTTTTACACTTAAGTAATTCTTATGTAAAACAAGGTGATACTATTAAACAAGGTCAAGTAGTCGCTGCAGTTGGTAAAAGTGGTAGGGCAACCGGGCCTCATTTAGATTGGCGTATAAACTGGTTCAATGTAAAAATTGATCCTGCGCTGGTCTTAAAAGTAAAACCTCTTCATTAA